A DNA window from Leptolyngbya sp. CCY15150 contains the following coding sequences:
- a CDS encoding metallophosphoesterase, whose translation MHRLLSGSLSIETITVSISGLPSHLGGIKIAQLSDLHYDGLRLSDRLLAQAIAATNAAQPDLVVITGDHVTDDPSPAPALARRLASIQSRLGTYAILGNHDIVPASAKGYITDAFTLAGIQVLWNQIAYPWGADLPVVGLADLWSREFNPSLVMNQLDPATPRIVLSHNPDSAVQLQKWRVDLQLSGHTHGGQIVIPGLGPVPTWYQTVRRWVPRSLRRWVPYMREDCHRVVKHWEWAQGLHQVGQNRLYVNRGLGTFPPARLFCPPELTIITLVPQPAAAIAPAIADHRSVLAAH comes from the coding sequence ATGCATAGGCTATTATCTGGGTCGCTAAGCATTGAAACCATCACGGTTTCCATCTCGGGGCTGCCATCTCATCTAGGTGGCATCAAGATCGCCCAATTATCAGATTTACACTACGACGGCCTACGGCTGTCAGACCGGCTCCTAGCCCAAGCGATCGCAGCGACCAATGCGGCTCAGCCGGATCTCGTGGTCATCACGGGAGATCATGTCACCGATGATCCCTCCCCAGCTCCGGCCCTAGCACGACGGCTAGCCTCCATCCAAAGCCGCCTGGGTACCTACGCCATTCTCGGCAACCACGACATCGTGCCTGCCAGTGCCAAAGGGTACATCACCGATGCATTTACCCTGGCGGGCATCCAAGTTCTATGGAATCAGATTGCTTATCCATGGGGTGCCGATCTACCAGTGGTGGGGTTGGCGGATCTATGGTCACGGGAGTTTAACCCTAGTCTGGTGATGAACCAGCTTGATCCCGCCACACCGCGCATCGTTCTATCCCATAATCCTGATAGCGCCGTGCAGCTCCAAAAATGGCGGGTTGACCTCCAGCTCTCGGGTCACACCCACGGCGGTCAGATTGTCATTCCCGGTCTAGGGCCCGTGCCTACCTGGTACCAAACCGTGCGGCGCTGGGTGCCGCGATCGCTACGGCGCTGGGTACCCTACATGCGGGAAGACTGCCATCGCGTCGTCAAACATTGGGAATGGGCCCAGGGGCTGCACCAGGTTGGTCAAAACCGTTTGTATGTGAACCGAGGCTTAGGGACATTTCCGCCCGCCCGCCTCTTTTGTCCTCCAGAGTTGACGATCATCACCCTGGTTCCCCAACCTGCCGCAGCGATCGCCCCCGCCATCGCAGACCATCGGTCTGTCTTGGCAGCCCACTAA
- the gyrA gene encoding DNA gyrase subunit A, producing MAKQLNILSSGQVVPTALHTEVQRSYLEYAMSVIVGRALPDVRDGLKPVHRRILYAMHELGLTPDRPYRKCARVVGDVLGKYHPHGDQAVYDALVRMVQDFSSRYPVLAGHGNFGSVDNDPPAAMRYTETRLASIGNEALLAEIGEATVDFIGNFDNSQQEPIVLPAQLPFLLLNGCSGIAVGMATNIPPHHLGEIVDGLIALIDRPTLPDEHLLEIIPGPDFPTGGEIIGTEGIRDAYLTGRGSIPVRGIAQFEEIPGGRGRQRRSAIVVTELPFQVNKAAWIEKLADLVNQGRIQGISDIRDESDRDGMRVVIELKREANAQKILNRMYKMTPLQTNFGTIMLALVDGQPRQMPLREVLQQFLQFREETLTRQYNHELERVETRIHLVHGLLSALANLDEVIDILRSAPDGTTAKLTLQNQFDFSDRQADAILSMPLRRLTGLERQNLQTEYESLNRRREDLRTLLGDRRELLKALKKELRALKRQHGDERRTRIQSEAERAAESRRIDQLQEEEATQAEEVVLEFTSRGYVQRRSPRAFEKAQEQRDVQEATLHDYDDIPLQAIAATTKQTLLVLTSTGKAFTVNVADIPPTPRNSRGTAFISLLPPSAQETQEAIAFYDILPEHNAPDLVLLTQQGRIKRLAVSELVSSTSRGLTALKLKEGDELKYVTFARPDEQMVVGTSGGRVLRFAVDDEQLPMMTRTAQGNTAVRMRKGETVVGCVAVRPNQAVVLFTQHGYFKRLAVQDLRLAHRGDLGLQAMRFALKTDALVGLAALQPGLHLTLLSDAQRAAQFSSDTVAKARATETGDRLLKANRGEKVIASIVSFTPQDAPDR from the coding sequence ATGGCAAAGCAGCTCAATATTCTTTCTTCAGGACAAGTCGTACCCACCGCCTTGCATACCGAGGTGCAGCGTTCCTACTTGGAATATGCCATGAGCGTGATTGTCGGACGGGCTTTGCCCGATGTGCGAGATGGCTTGAAGCCGGTGCATCGCCGCATTCTTTACGCCATGCATGAACTGGGGCTCACCCCCGATCGCCCCTATCGGAAATGCGCCCGGGTGGTGGGGGATGTGTTGGGGAAGTATCACCCCCACGGCGATCAGGCGGTCTATGATGCCCTGGTGCGGATGGTGCAAGATTTTTCCAGCCGCTATCCGGTGTTGGCAGGGCATGGCAACTTCGGCTCCGTGGATAACGATCCACCGGCGGCTATGCGCTACACCGAAACTCGCCTGGCCTCCATTGGCAATGAGGCCTTGCTGGCGGAAATTGGTGAAGCCACGGTGGACTTCATCGGCAACTTTGACAACTCCCAGCAAGAGCCAATTGTCTTGCCGGCCCAGTTGCCCTTCCTGCTGTTAAATGGCTGCTCGGGAATTGCTGTGGGCATGGCTACCAACATTCCGCCCCATCATTTGGGTGAAATTGTCGATGGTCTGATTGCCTTGATTGATCGTCCCACCTTGCCCGATGAGCATTTGCTGGAGATTATTCCCGGCCCAGATTTTCCCACCGGCGGCGAGATTATTGGCACGGAGGGCATCCGCGATGCCTATTTGACGGGACGGGGCAGTATTCCGGTGCGAGGCATTGCCCAGTTTGAAGAGATTCCCGGTGGACGTGGACGGCAGCGGCGATCGGCGATTGTGGTCACAGAACTGCCGTTTCAGGTGAATAAGGCGGCTTGGATTGAGAAGCTGGCCGACTTGGTGAACCAAGGTCGCATCCAGGGAATTTCAGATATTCGTGATGAGAGCGATCGCGATGGTATGCGGGTGGTGATTGAGCTGAAGCGGGAGGCCAATGCCCAAAAAATTCTCAACCGCATGTACAAGATGACGCCGTTGCAAACCAACTTCGGCACCATCATGCTGGCGTTGGTGGACGGGCAGCCGCGCCAAATGCCGCTGCGGGAGGTGCTGCAGCAGTTTCTACAGTTTCGCGAAGAGACGCTCACCCGCCAATATAACCATGAGCTAGAGCGGGTGGAAACTCGCATCCATCTGGTGCATGGTCTGCTCTCTGCCCTAGCCAATTTGGATGAGGTGATCGACATTCTCCGCAGTGCTCCCGATGGCACAACGGCTAAACTGACGCTGCAAAACCAGTTTGACTTTAGCGATCGCCAAGCCGATGCGATTCTTTCCATGCCCCTACGCCGCTTGACCGGTCTGGAGCGCCAAAATCTCCAAACCGAGTATGAAAGTCTCAACCGCCGCCGGGAGGATCTGCGTACCCTGCTGGGCGATCGCCGAGAATTATTGAAGGCGCTGAAAAAGGAACTGCGGGCCCTGAAGCGGCAGCATGGCGATGAACGCCGCACCCGGATTCAGAGCGAGGCTGAGCGGGCAGCGGAATCTCGCCGTATTGATCAACTGCAGGAGGAGGAGGCAACCCAGGCGGAAGAGGTGGTGCTAGAATTCACCAGCCGAGGCTATGTGCAGCGGCGATCGCCCCGGGCGTTTGAAAAGGCCCAAGAACAGCGGGATGTCCAAGAAGCGACCCTGCATGACTATGACGATATTCCCCTGCAGGCGATCGCTGCTACGACGAAGCAAACCCTGTTGGTGTTGACCAGTACCGGCAAGGCCTTCACCGTGAATGTGGCCGATATTCCGCCCACGCCCCGCAACTCTCGGGGCACGGCATTCATCAGCTTGCTGCCGCCGAGTGCCCAAGAAACTCAGGAAGCGATCGCCTTCTATGACATTTTGCCGGAGCATAACGCTCCCGATCTGGTGCTGCTGACCCAACAGGGGCGGATCAAGCGGTTGGCGGTATCTGAGTTGGTGAGCAGCACCAGCCGCGGTCTGACGGCGCTGAAGCTGAAGGAGGGGGATGAGCTGAAGTATGTCACCTTTGCCCGACCAGACGAGCAGATGGTGGTGGGTACGTCGGGCGGACGGGTGCTGCGTTTTGCGGTGGATGATGAGCAACTGCCGATGATGACCCGCACGGCCCAGGGCAATACGGCCGTGCGTATGCGTAAGGGGGAAACCGTGGTGGGCTGTGTGGCGGTTAGACCCAATCAAGCGGTGGTGCTGTTCACCCAGCATGGCTATTTCAAGCGGCTGGCGGTGCAGGATTTGCGCCTAGCCCATCGGGGTGATCTAGGGCTGCAGGCCATGCGATTTGCCCTGAAGACCGATGCCTTGGTCGGGTTGGCTGCCCTCCAGCCGGGACTACACCTAACGTTGCTCAGCGATGCCCAGCGCGCGGCCCAGTTTTCGTCTGATACCGTCGCCAAGGCCCGCGCTACGGAAACGGGCGATCGCCTCTTGAAAGCGAACCGAGGTGAGAAGGTGATCGCCAGTATTGTTTCCTTTACCCCCCAGGACGCGCCGGATCGCTAG
- a CDS encoding GAF domain-containing sensor histidine kinase translates to MFGRLDQPLNQEHEQYRLQALAESGLLDTENLPVFEEATQTAAHFIHAPICILGLVDRDRQWLRYAVGLSRLGLMNDLATSRQLPRCEAFCDQVITRRRSLTIDHASIEPAYKDGLLVQRYGIQAYLGVPLLNAQGFCLGSLAVMDLVPRSFTSQEITFLEMIARWGMSEYERNQVLKRSLTAIPALPNPEPSHALATPAPSALPPSSIHDPRQVRTDLIVQMTHDLTTPLTSVLGMTSVLQREIYGPLTEKQKEYLDVVHSSGQYLLAVVNEILELGRLDDGDRALDLAPVDAEMLGQQALQPLEALAQRRGITLQLSVEPGHRIWLLDKDKVRQMLYHLAFGMIQSSNADSIIHIHVSRKAEQLHMLLWSAHPWLEDGLQADASPNLSADGLSEAHGEGRDRSTASSRAARRSLESSTAVATMADSSAHGVKTRQVLGMELSRHLAERHGGELMVQTSDTGIRYLITLPRLTSADDVPQSTAS, encoded by the coding sequence ATGTTTGGACGACTTGATCAACCACTAAACCAAGAGCATGAACAGTATCGCCTGCAAGCGTTAGCTGAATCTGGTTTATTAGACACCGAGAATTTACCCGTCTTCGAGGAAGCGACCCAAACCGCGGCCCATTTCATCCATGCCCCAATTTGTATTCTGGGATTGGTGGATCGCGATCGCCAATGGTTGCGCTATGCCGTGGGTCTATCGCGGTTGGGGTTGATGAATGACCTGGCTACCTCTCGCCAATTGCCCCGTTGTGAAGCGTTTTGTGACCAGGTGATTACTCGGCGGCGATCGCTCACCATCGACCATGCCTCTATCGAACCGGCCTATAAAGATGGCCTGTTGGTGCAGCGCTATGGCATTCAGGCCTACCTGGGCGTGCCCTTGCTGAATGCTCAAGGGTTTTGCCTCGGTAGCTTGGCGGTGATGGATCTAGTGCCGCGCTCCTTCACGTCCCAAGAGATCACCTTTTTAGAAATGATTGCCCGCTGGGGCATGAGCGAATATGAACGCAATCAGGTTCTGAAGCGATCGCTCACTGCCATCCCAGCCTTGCCCAATCCCGAACCATCCCATGCCCTTGCCACACCTGCACCATCTGCCCTGCCCCCCTCGTCTATCCACGATCCCCGGCAGGTGCGCACCGATTTGATCGTGCAGATGACCCATGATTTAACCACTCCCCTCACGTCGGTGTTGGGCATGACGAGTGTGCTCCAACGGGAAATCTATGGCCCCCTGACGGAGAAGCAAAAAGAATATCTGGATGTGGTTCACAGCAGTGGTCAATACCTGCTGGCGGTGGTCAATGAAATTTTAGAACTGGGGCGGTTAGATGATGGCGATCGCGCCCTGGATCTAGCGCCCGTGGATGCTGAGATGTTGGGGCAGCAGGCGCTCCAGCCCTTAGAAGCCTTAGCACAGCGGCGGGGCATTACCCTCCAGCTCTCGGTGGAGCCGGGGCATCGTATTTGGCTGCTAGACAAGGACAAGGTGCGGCAAATGCTCTACCACCTAGCCTTTGGCATGATCCAATCCTCCAACGCCGACAGCATCATCCATATTCATGTTTCCCGGAAAGCGGAGCAGTTGCATATGCTGCTATGGTCTGCCCATCCATGGCTAGAGGACGGTTTACAGGCCGATGCGTCTCCCAATCTATCGGCCGATGGGCTATCTGAGGCTCATGGGGAGGGGCGCGATCGCTCCACCGCCTCGTCTCGGGCAGCAAGGCGATCGCTGGAGTCATCCACGGCCGTGGCGACGATGGCAGACTCGTCGGCCCATGGGGTGAAAACTCGACAGGTGTTGGGGATGGAACTCAGTCGGCACTTGGCGGAGCGCCATGGTGGGGAGCTGATGGTGCAAACCAGCGATACGGGCATTCGCTACCTGATCACCCTGCCGCGTTTAACCAGTGCGGATGATGTACCTCAGTCTACGGCTAGCTAG
- a CDS encoding DMT family transporter, which produces MQTSPAPTRWAIALILTVGILAVSTAAVFIRLALDAADQRGVGFSLVLAAMRMGIAALMLVPTWRSFHPGQIQRRSLLYSMVAGICLAIHFASWITSLSYTSIAASTTLVTTNPIWVALLSWWIWRERPTWLTSVGIGVAIAGSAVIGLSDLGVASPGQHPLLGNALALIGSWAVSAYFLLSREAQRNGVSTQHHVAITYSLAALVLIPMPWLAHTSYLGYSPRVYVYISLMALFPQVIGHTSLNWAVRWMSPTLVTLVILAEPVGAGLLGLVIFQEYPGPMVLLGAMILLSGVAIAAIGNQDRPSMPSSP; this is translated from the coding sequence ATGCAGACGTCTCCTGCTCCCACCCGCTGGGCGATCGCTCTCATTCTCACGGTTGGCATTCTGGCAGTGTCCACGGCCGCTGTGTTCATTCGCCTGGCCCTCGATGCTGCCGATCAACGGGGGGTAGGCTTTAGCTTAGTCTTAGCCGCCATGCGCATGGGCATTGCCGCGCTGATGCTGGTGCCAACCTGGCGCAGCTTTCATCCAGGGCAGATCCAGAGGCGATCGCTGCTCTATTCCATGGTGGCGGGCATCTGTCTGGCGATCCACTTTGCCAGTTGGATTACCTCACTGTCCTATACCTCCATTGCTGCCTCAACCACCTTGGTGACCACCAATCCCATTTGGGTGGCGCTGCTGTCTTGGTGGATTTGGCGAGAGCGGCCCACCTGGCTGACATCGGTGGGCATTGGGGTAGCGATCGCAGGCAGTGCAGTCATTGGTCTCAGTGATTTAGGGGTTGCGTCGCCTGGACAGCATCCGCTCTTGGGGAACGCCCTGGCCTTAATCGGATCGTGGGCCGTGAGCGCTTATTTTCTCCTCAGCCGAGAGGCACAGCGCAACGGTGTTTCCACTCAGCACCATGTAGCCATTACCTATAGTTTGGCAGCCCTGGTTCTCATTCCCATGCCTTGGCTAGCCCATACCTCCTATCTAGGTTATTCTCCCAGGGTCTATGTATATATTTCTTTAATGGCGCTATTTCCCCAGGTGATTGGGCATACTAGCCTCAACTGGGCGGTGCGCTGGATGTCACCCACGCTTGTCACCCTTGTAATTTTGGCGGAACCTGTTGGCGCTGGCCTCTTGGGTTTGGTCATCTTCCAAGAATATCCCGGGCCGATGGTGCTCTTAGGTGCCATGATTCTGTTAAGTGGGGTGGCGATCGCCGCAATTGGCAATCAGGATCGTCCATCGATGCCATCATCGCCTTAA
- a CDS encoding response regulator — translation MKTVLIVEDDPVNARVFSKILTKRAGLAVKHTENVDEVMEAAQGHQVDVILMDVSLARSMYRGKPVDGIKITQLLKADPETADLPIILVTAHAMEGDREHFLAQSGADGYITKPVIDHQLFVDQIMAVMPQD, via the coding sequence ATGAAAACAGTCCTGATCGTCGAAGATGACCCGGTGAATGCACGGGTTTTTTCCAAGATTTTGACAAAGCGAGCGGGCTTGGCGGTCAAGCATACGGAAAATGTGGATGAGGTGATGGAGGCGGCCCAGGGTCACCAAGTGGACGTCATCCTGATGGATGTATCCCTAGCAAGGAGTATGTATCGCGGGAAACCCGTTGATGGCATTAAGATCACTCAGTTGCTGAAGGCCGATCCCGAAACCGCAGACCTGCCAATTATTTTGGTCACAGCCCATGCCATGGAGGGCGATCGCGAACATTTTTTAGCCCAGAGCGGGGCCGATGGCTACATCACCAAACCCGTTATCGACCATCAGCTTTTTGTGGATCAAATCATGGCCGTCATGCCTCAGGATTAA
- a CDS encoding PhoX family phosphatase → MSDKRSLRQKYAQILKGETHCDDPRQHNHGDEPICNQSSNPDFASILNSRLQRRQVLKGSLALAVTSMFAGPAINTLRARPAAASSTLLGFKAVPVGELDTVIVPEGYTASPLVSFGEPITGSYPAYSLESTGADQAMQMGSHHDGMHFFPIEGESPYEGSSDDGLLVLNHEYVEPRYMHAAAIGMALDSDGVPMMGEMRDADQVLKELNGHGVSIVRVRKQSNGTWAMEQDDRNRRITGLTPMEISGPVRGSDLVKTRYSPDGTRTRGTLNNCAHGVTPWNTYLASEENWAGYFRNGDVVAGSNQGEVEPNLPREQARYGVATGVSRYGWELASNGADDYIRFDASTKAASATQDYRNEPNTFGWFVEIDPFDPTSTPQKRTALGRFAHEGVVFQPAVEGEPVVCYSGDDARFEYVYKYVSAQPYFSATAGGYLLDNGTLYVARFNEDGSGEWIALVFGQNGLTPENGFNSQADVLVNTRTAADFVGATKMDRPEWGAVDPNTKQVYFTLTNNSRRTDDEVDAANPRAANEWGHIIRWSEGNNDPTSKTFQWDLFVLAGPEDDSTMLNGQALSEDSKFCCPDGLWFDASSRLWIQTDISESVMNTGDFVQFGNNQMLAADPVTGEIRRFLTGPIGQEITGVVTTPDQRTMFINVQHPGATVTADEFAAGNLKSRWPDQSASMYPRSSTVVITKDDGGMIGT, encoded by the coding sequence ATGTCCGATAAACGAAGCCTGCGGCAAAAGTATGCCCAAATTCTTAAGGGCGAAACTCACTGTGATGATCCGAGGCAGCATAACCACGGCGATGAGCCGATCTGCAATCAGTCTAGCAACCCGGATTTCGCATCTATTCTCAATAGCCGCCTGCAGCGTCGCCAGGTGCTCAAGGGCAGCTTGGCCTTGGCCGTCACCTCGATGTTTGCTGGGCCAGCCATCAACACCCTGCGCGCTCGTCCAGCAGCGGCAAGCAGCACCCTTCTAGGCTTCAAAGCGGTTCCGGTCGGCGAGCTTGACACCGTTATTGTCCCTGAAGGCTACACAGCTAGCCCCTTAGTGTCGTTTGGGGAACCGATCACCGGCAGCTATCCTGCCTACAGCTTAGAAAGCACGGGCGCAGACCAGGCTATGCAAATGGGCAGCCACCACGATGGTATGCACTTTTTTCCCATTGAAGGTGAGTCGCCCTACGAAGGGAGTTCTGATGATGGACTCTTAGTACTCAACCATGAATATGTTGAGCCGCGCTATATGCATGCCGCTGCCATCGGCATGGCGTTGGACAGCGATGGTGTGCCCATGATGGGCGAGATGCGTGATGCTGACCAAGTGCTGAAGGAGCTGAATGGTCATGGCGTTAGCATCGTGCGGGTGCGCAAACAGTCCAATGGCACTTGGGCGATGGAACAGGATGACCGTAACCGTCGGATCACGGGGTTAACGCCCATGGAGATCAGCGGCCCAGTGCGCGGCAGCGATTTGGTGAAGACGCGCTATAGCCCTGATGGAACTCGCACCCGTGGCACCCTCAACAACTGTGCCCATGGCGTTACCCCCTGGAATACCTATCTGGCCTCCGAAGAAAACTGGGCCGGCTATTTCCGCAACGGCGATGTGGTTGCAGGCAGCAATCAAGGGGAAGTGGAACCCAATCTACCCCGTGAACAGGCTCGTTATGGCGTAGCAACAGGTGTTTCTCGCTATGGCTGGGAACTGGCCAGCAACGGCGCTGATGACTATATCCGTTTTGATGCCTCCACCAAGGCCGCCAGCGCCACCCAAGACTACCGCAACGAACCCAACACCTTTGGTTGGTTCGTAGAAATTGATCCCTTTGATCCCACCAGCACCCCCCAGAAGCGCACGGCGTTGGGCCGGTTTGCCCATGAAGGCGTGGTTTTCCAGCCGGCAGTTGAAGGAGAACCGGTGGTCTGCTACTCCGGTGATGATGCGCGGTTTGAGTATGTCTACAAATATGTGTCTGCCCAGCCCTATTTCAGCGCAACGGCTGGGGGCTATTTGTTGGACAACGGCACCCTCTACGTGGCTCGGTTCAACGAAGACGGTAGCGGTGAATGGATCGCGTTGGTGTTTGGCCAAAATGGCTTGACGCCGGAGAACGGGTTCAATAGCCAAGCGGATGTCTTGGTCAACACTCGGACAGCCGCAGACTTTGTGGGTGCTACCAAGATGGATCGTCCTGAGTGGGGCGCGGTGGATCCTAACACCAAGCAAGTCTATTTCACCCTGACCAACAACAGCCGTCGGACGGATGACGAGGTAGATGCTGCCAACCCTCGGGCAGCCAATGAGTGGGGACATATCATTCGCTGGAGCGAAGGCAACAATGACCCGACTTCCAAAACCTTCCAGTGGGATCTCTTTGTCTTGGCCGGGCCGGAGGACGATAGCACCATGCTCAACGGTCAAGCCTTGAGCGAAGATAGCAAATTCTGCTGTCCAGATGGTCTATGGTTTGATGCGAGCAGCCGTCTGTGGATTCAGACGGATATCAGCGAAAGCGTCATGAATACTGGGGACTTTGTTCAGTTTGGCAATAACCAAATGCTGGCTGCTGACCCAGTCACCGGTGAAATTCGTCGCTTTCTGACGGGCCCCATTGGTCAAGAAATTACTGGTGTGGTCACAACCCCGGATCAGCGCACGATGTTCATTAACGTGCAGCATCCTGGGGCAACGGTGACGGCGGACGAGTTTGCTGCCGGCAACCTCAAGTCTCGTTGGCCGGATCAAAGTGCCTCTATGTATCCCCGTTCTTCTACGGTGGTGATTACCAAGGATGATGGCGGCATGATTGGCACCTAA
- a CDS encoding glycoside hydrolase family 10 protein, translating to MIQLYYIKSRILGAGRSLLATLHRLRTGLNWIGWAGLGMAIALSLVLTPVALSSAPQTEIRGVWLTNVDSDVLFSRSSLNQAVRRLQRLHFNTLYPTVWNWGYTLYPSKVAQRDIGRSLYPHPGLSDRDLLAELVQQGHRRGLSVIPWVEFGLMAPAGSELVHRHPDWVTQRSDGSQIILEGGVHPRVWLNPAHPGVQRFLVDLVTELVSQYDIDGIQFDDHLGMPVELGYDEYSLGLYRQAHEGADPPTDIHDPAWMRWRADQVTNLAEQIFYAVKAVRPDCLVALSPNPREFAYDMYLQDWWNWTQRGFVEELIVQLYRSDMDRFREELDQPEIEQAHIPLGVGILTGLRNRPVEMDLIAEQVQTVRDRHLAGVSFFFYESLGDRDRQFRRLFPDPVPRQELALGSE from the coding sequence TTGATACAATTGTACTACATCAAGAGCCGGATCCTAGGGGCGGGGCGATCGCTGCTGGCCACCCTCCATCGCCTGAGAACCGGACTGAACTGGATAGGCTGGGCAGGTCTAGGTATGGCGATCGCCCTCAGTCTTGTCCTCACGCCCGTAGCCCTGTCATCCGCCCCCCAGACAGAGATTCGCGGCGTGTGGTTGACCAACGTAGACAGCGACGTTCTGTTTTCTCGTTCATCCCTCAACCAAGCCGTCCGCCGTTTGCAGCGACTCCATTTCAACACCCTCTATCCCACCGTCTGGAACTGGGGCTATACCCTCTATCCCAGCAAGGTAGCGCAGCGAGATATTGGGCGATCGCTCTATCCCCATCCCGGTCTAAGCGATCGCGATCTGCTAGCAGAATTGGTGCAGCAAGGACATCGGCGCGGGCTCAGCGTCATTCCCTGGGTCGAGTTTGGCCTCATGGCTCCCGCCGGTTCAGAGCTGGTGCATCGCCATCCCGACTGGGTGACCCAGCGCTCCGACGGCAGTCAGATTATCCTAGAAGGCGGCGTCCATCCCCGCGTTTGGCTGAATCCAGCCCATCCTGGCGTCCAGAGGTTTTTGGTGGACTTGGTCACCGAACTGGTCAGTCAGTACGACATCGACGGCATCCAGTTTGATGACCATCTGGGTATGCCCGTGGAGCTAGGCTACGACGAGTACAGCCTGGGTCTCTATCGGCAAGCCCATGAGGGGGCAGATCCACCCACAGATATCCACGATCCTGCCTGGATGCGCTGGCGAGCCGACCAGGTCACCAACCTAGCAGAACAGATCTTCTATGCCGTCAAAGCCGTCCGTCCCGACTGTCTGGTGGCGCTGTCGCCCAACCCCCGCGAGTTTGCCTATGACATGTACCTGCAAGACTGGTGGAACTGGACGCAGCGCGGCTTTGTGGAAGAGCTGATCGTGCAGCTTTACCGCAGTGACATGGATCGCTTCCGGGAGGAATTGGATCAACCCGAGATTGAACAGGCCCACATTCCCCTAGGCGTTGGCATCCTCACGGGTCTACGCAACCGCCCGGTGGAGATGGATCTGATTGCCGAACAGGTGCAAACCGTGCGCGATCGCCATCTGGCAGGCGTATCGTTTTTCTTCTATGAAAGCTTAGGCGATCGCGATCGCCAATTTCGCCGACTTTTCCCCGATCCGGTTCCCCGGCAAGAACTTGCCTTAGGATCGGAATGA
- a CDS encoding sugar ABC transporter permease translates to MKVQIKLGRLQVSFPGGADDASGWTILGARSQPYLFLLPALLVLTLTVFWPALQAFFLSFTLYEYDITQPPRWVGLANFQRLWSDPVFWKTLTNTLIYLVGVVPILTLIPLGLAILVNQRLPGIHWFRAAYYTPVVISMVVAGIAWRWLYAETGLLNQLLRGLHLSDMGLPWLTSPNFALYSVMAVTIWKGLGYYMVIYLAGLQGIPPELYEAGAIDGSDGWQRHWDITLPLMRPYLFLVAVISAISATKVFEEVYIMTKGQPLNSSKTLVYYVYEQAFETLEISYACTVGLVMFLVILGLSLLRLSLGRP, encoded by the coding sequence ATGAAAGTTCAGATCAAACTTGGGAGGCTACAGGTTAGTTTTCCCGGCGGAGCCGATGATGCCAGCGGCTGGACGATTTTGGGGGCGCGATCGCAGCCCTACCTATTTCTGCTGCCAGCCCTCTTAGTGTTGACGCTCACCGTCTTTTGGCCAGCCCTCCAGGCCTTCTTCCTCAGCTTCACCCTCTACGAATACGACATCACCCAACCGCCCCGCTGGGTGGGGTTGGCCAACTTTCAGCGCCTTTGGAGCGACCCTGTCTTTTGGAAAACGCTCACCAATACGCTGATCTACCTCGTCGGCGTAGTGCCTATTTTGACCCTGATTCCCCTAGGACTTGCCATCTTAGTTAACCAGCGGCTGCCGGGAATTCACTGGTTTCGCGCCGCCTACTACACCCCCGTGGTCATTTCCATGGTGGTAGCAGGCATTGCCTGGCGCTGGCTGTATGCAGAAACAGGGTTGCTCAACCAACTGCTGCGGGGATTGCACCTGTCAGACATGGGTCTACCCTGGCTCACCAGTCCCAACTTCGCCCTCTATAGCGTCATGGCCGTCACCATCTGGAAAGGGTTGGGATACTACATGGTGATCTACCTGGCAGGTTTGCAGGGCATTCCCCCCGAACTCTATGAAGCGGGAGCGATCGACGGTTCCGATGGCTGGCAACGGCATTGGGATATCACGCTGCCCCTCATGCGTCCCTATCTCTTTTTAGTCGCGGTGATCTCCGCTATCTCTGCCACCAAGGTCTTTGAGGAAGTCTACATCATGACCAAAGGGCAACCCCTCAATAGTTCCAAAACCTTGGTGTATTACGTTTATGAACAGGCTTTTGAAACCCTAGAGATCAGCTATGCCTGCACCGTGGGCCTGGTGATGTTCTTGGTCATCCTGGGGCTATCGTTGCTGCGCCTGAGCCTGGGCCGCCCCTAG